Part of the Sorghum bicolor cultivar BTx623 chromosome 1, Sorghum_bicolor_NCBIv3, whole genome shotgun sequence genome, CCGCGCTGCTCCTGCTTCACAGTCTACAGCCCGGATTTAGAGAAATCCGCGTTCGGCGGCATTCCCATGCTCCTCAGCACAGAAGACGACCTCGCCATGCTTCGCGTCCCGATCTGCCGTCTGGGTGGGGACGGTGTCGCGTGGAACAACGACCACTTTGTCTATCACGCCGGCGACGAGAATAAGCCTCCGTCGCTGGATTTGATCCCCAGGGATCCCGGCCGAGTCTTTGACGAAAACGTTGGCCTCCTGCGCTGCCGTGCTGGCGACATGTATTTCATTGCTATACTCTGCTGGGCATACTGCGTGGGAAAGTACGAACTGCACCTCTACAGCTCCAAGACAGAGACATGGAGCTGCAAGATGATGTACCTTGCTTCATTAGAGCAGAAGTTGCTCTACACCTACCCCAGCAAGGTGATCACTATTGGAGGGGAGCATGGGTCCATAGGTTGGGTTGACCTCTGGCGAGGCATCCTCGTATGCGACGTCCTCAAGGACAGCTCCGAGCTTCGCTACATCCCACTGCCACCTCCATTGGTGCCCAGGAAACTCAAGGGTCCTCCATTGTATGTTCGTGACATCATTGTTGTTGAAGGCTACATCAAGTACTTCGAGATGTGTTCACATATTGTCGGACCTGAAGCTTGGAAGGCAGTCACATGGGAAAGGAAGGATTCTTGGGATGAGTGGAAGAAGGACTGCGTGATTGAAGTTCCCAAGTACCCAGCACAGACCAACCCTGATCAGCAGGAGGCTGAAACCAAAACCCTACCAACCTTGAAGGGATTCTACTCAGGTTATCCAGCCCTGAGCCACCACGACAGTGGTGTTGTTTACATATTGGACAGACACGGCCTCGAGGACACAGACGTAACTGTGCTTGCAGTTGATATGAGGAAACAGACTCTAAAGGGTGTGGCTAATTGTTACTCTCCGAGGCCGCTGGGTTACAGTTCCGTCTACTTTGGAAGTGGGATCTCCAAACATCTGCTTTCCCCCAGGTAATGTTGTATTGTAGACTCATTATGTGTATGCTTATGTCTCAGGCTTACATACACAACTTCTTACCTAGGTCTCGCATTTGGAACTGCATATAAAGGCTACATTATGGTTCTAGCATGTATAGATACTAAATGCTGTTTTAAACACATCCATACTTGTGTTAATTATAATGTACGCCCTTTCATTTTATGGGGCAGTCACGAGTTTTATAATGTAATAATCCAGTAGTCTCCAACCAAGAATGAGCCTCACATAAAAATTATATTGTTGGATTCATACCTGAAAAGTAGTTTCTATTTGTTATTAACTTATGACTACATATTTTAGTGTTGTAGTGGAGTAGACACTAAAAGTCAGTCTAGCTTTGGAGAGCATGCTTAGTCAAACCATGCTGTATACTGCCTCCATCCCATAACAGTTGTCATTCTAGCCTTCTACACTTGTCTCAGATTAGGCCCTCTTTGGTAGGACTTTGGCTTCTCCAAAAACAGAAGCAAGGAAAATATGGGACTGTTTGGTTAGGTGGCTAATTCCTGACCAGGCCTGCTGGAGCTAAGATGAAGATGTTTGGTTCCCTGTTCTTAAGCCTTAGCCAGGCTAGAGCTCGCCGCCGTACAGGCCTTGGCCTGGCTCCCAGAGAATGGACATGGGATCCGTTTTTCTGGGGCCAGGCTTGGGCCAGCTCACTCGTGAAGTCTTTCCCGATTCCTGTCACCCCCTCTGCTCTCCTTTTGCTCGCCTCCTCTGCTCGTGAAGTCAGTGCCTTGTGGAGTCCTCCGCCACACTTCTCCTCGCCCTCTCTCTCCCTGTTGCTGTTGGCCAAGCAGAAGCACGCGGCGGTGGGGGAGCACGGCGACGTGACTGTGGGTCCGACGAGCTCTGCCAGGAACATGGCCAGCAAGGCCCGCGCACTGCAGCGGTAGGCCTTGAAGAGCAGCTTCATGTGCGCCGGGGACGGGGAGGAtgggttcgaggcaggggactCGTGCACAGGCACTTCGAGCATGGACGCGGGTGGCATTGGACGCGACATGGTGTGGAAGTTGAGCTCAGGTCATGGGCGCGGCGGGTGGAGGTGGCGCAGCGGACGCCATGGGCGCATCGGAGGCTAACAGCATAGAGGTCAACGCCCGGAAACCGCGACACAACTGCTTTGTTGGTTATCCAAAGCACACACACGAACGCTGCGGGCTGCTCAGCTCCA contains:
- the LOC8065649 gene encoding uncharacterized protein LOC8065649 → MSRSLVLARPPLLYPDDLDPPPASILVDPRGYIDDRTNATTAEGVTSKGKRIKVTFWIVNPPRCSCFTVYSPDLEKSAFGGIPMLLSTEDDLAMLRVPICRLGGDGVAWNNDHFVYHAGDENKPPSLDLIPRDPGRVFDENVGLLRCRAGDMYFIAILCWAYCVGKYELHLYSSKTETWSCKMMYLASLEQKLLYTYPSKVITIGGEHGSIGWVDLWRGILVCDVLKDSSELRYIPLPPPLVPRKLKGPPLYVRDIIVVEGYIKYFEMCSHIVGPEAWKAVTWERKDSWDEWKKDCVIEVPKYPAQTNPDQQEAETKTLPTLKGFYSGYPALSHHDSGVVYILDRHGLEDTDVTVLAVDMRKQTLKGVANCYSPRPLGYSSVYFGSGISKHLLSPRGNAATEPSKHKTLQFGNQGGPRKNVQSEMSSKKLMEHTASVEEDDAVVTKLTT